The following nucleotide sequence is from Solidesulfovibrio carbinolicus.
GCCGTGTAGATGCTGGCCCCCCACAGGGCCGGGGACGAGGCTTGCAGCCCCAATTTGTCGATGTTGGCCCCGATGCTCCAGACCACGGCCACGGCCAGCATCAGCCGCGAACCGGCGTTGGTGAAAAGCGCCCGCACCGGGCCGAGCAGCCCGTGGCGGCGCTCCCGGAGATTAAGAACGTAAGCCCCGACAACCACCAGGGCGATGCCCGCAAGTCCGCCTGGACGCGGAAACTCCCCCAGGGTTATGGGCGAGGTTATGAGCAAAAAAAGCGGCGTGAAGGCCAGCATGGGCAACGTCAGCGACAAATCGCCGCGCGACAGGGCCAGGCCGTAAAGCCAGTAGGTCAGGCCGCCAAGGGCCCCGCCAAGGGCTAAAAGCGGCCAGAAGGACGGGGCCAGAACGACCTCGGCCGAGGGCGCGGCAAAAAGCCACAGGAACATGGCCGCGCCGGCGCTGTAGAGAAACATGGCCAGGGTCGGATCGGTCCGGCCCATGGCGGCTTTGAGGAAGGTGTCCTTGACCGCCTGGGTGGCGGCGGTGGTGAGGGAAAGCCAGAACCAGTGCATAAGGCCCAATTGCCAACATAACGGATGTTATGTTTGAAAATATGTAAACGCATCCGTGGATATGGCTGGTTCCGGCTGCACTATGGCAGCGTAATCGAAACACGGCCCGCCGTGCCTGAATAGCCCGGCCGCGAGGGCCGTGTGCCGGGCACGGTACAGAGGCCCGGGGGCAAGGGCAAGGAACTTCGGCCGCCGGGCGGATGCCCGGTCGCCAAAGGAGAACGGCATGGAGTGGGGGCAGGTGTTTCCGCTGGCCCCGGCGGCGCTCAAGACCGGCTGGTTGACGGCGCTGTTCGGCGGCATGTTGGTGCTGTGGGTGGGACTGTTTTTTTTCATCACCCACATGATCCAGGGCG
It contains:
- a CDS encoding DMT family transporter, translated to MHWFWLSLTTAATQAVKDTFLKAAMGRTDPTLAMFLYSAGAAMFLWLFAAPSAEVVLAPSFWPLLALGGALGGLTYWLYGLALSRGDLSLTLPMLAFTPLFLLITSPITLGEFPRPGGLAGIALVVVGAYVLNLRERRHGLLGPVRALFTNAGSRLMLAVAVVWSIGANIDKLGLQASSPALWGASIYTATALGLLPFLGRTLKRTLAVLPSFPWAILTAGFLEAVGLFCQMHALPLTQVSYVIAVKRLSIIFGVLLGAAVFREPDLGHRLPGAAVMVVGVFFIAVFG